The window TCGCTGCCGACCCTGGTGGTCCTGTGCATCGTGCTCGCCGAGTCGATGATGACGGCGGTGACCTGGGTCGAGGACACCTACAGCGACTCGTACCAGCTCAACATCGAGCGGTTCGACCGGAACTACCTGTTCGGCGCCGCCGTCATGGCCACCGGCGTCCAACTCGCCACGCTCCAGTGGTTCGGCGACCGTTTCTGGGAACCGCGCCGCAGGGCCAACCCCTTCAGAACCGGTGCGGCACTGCGCTCCGCGTCCCGAGCGGCCTCCGTTCGCCGGGCCCTGGCCTCCCTCGCCATCCTCGCGGTGCCCAGCACACTGCTCCTGCTCGTGGCCCGGGGCACCTACCACGCCGACGCGTTCACGGCTCAGGCCGTCTTCGGGTTCATCGTGCCCACGATCGTGATGCTCGTGATCGCCGCGCCGGCCGACACGGTCGACGCGGTGACGCCGGACGAACTGCTGGCGGGCGAGCGTCGTGCCGCCCTGCTCACCCTCGGGGTGGTCGCCCCGCTGATCGGTCTGGGCTGCGGACTGCACAGCCTGCTGACCGACCACGGCCCGGTCGACTTCTGGGTCGCCTTCACCAAGGGCATGACGGGCGCCGTGATCGTCCTCGTGGCCCTGAGCCCCTGGTGCCTGTGGGCGGTCTCCAAGGCATGGCTCGCCGTGCTCGGCCGGGTGCCCTGGTCCCTGATGGAGTTCCTGCGGGACGCGCACGGCGGAGGCCTGCTCCAGCGGTACGGAGGTACGTACCGCTTCCGCCACCTCAGGCTCCAGGAACACCTGTCCGGCCGCCCGGCCGCCGCACCCCTGCTCCCGGCCCCGGGGCAGGGCCCCCTGCCGCCCACCGTCCCGCGGCAGGCCGCCGGTGCGGCGGGCCCGCAGGGGACCCCCGCCGCGGCCGGCCCGGACGGGACCTCAGCCGCCACCGGTCCCCGGCAGCCGTTCACGGTGAGCGGCCCCCAGCAATCCGGCCCCCGGCAATCCGGGCTCCGGCAGCCCCCGCGACCGCGTCCCGCCGAGCCGTCGCCCCGGCTCGCCGACGTCCTCGACAACCCGCCGTCCATGCGCGATGTGCCCGGGTACGCCGTCGTGTCCGACGAGCACGCGTACGTCATGAAGGGCCGCAACCGCCGCGTGCCGCTGGGCCATTGGCCGCTGTGCCTGCTCTTCATGGCGCTCGCGGCGGTGCGGATGGCCGCGACGGGCGACTGGGACAACGCGAGGGGCTGGACCAGCGTGCTGTTCTGGCCCGCTGTCGCCGCGTTCTTCAACGCGGTCGCGTTCATGCTGCCGAAGGAGCGCCGCACCCTGCGGATCGACCAGTGGGGGATCGCCGCCTCGACGGGCCGCCGCTCCGTGACGTACCCCTGGCAGGACGTCCTCGCGGTGCGCGTCCGCCAGGTGTACGCCCGAGGCCGCTACCAGCGCGTCTACGGCCCGCACGTACGGCTCGCGCCGGGTGCGCCGGAGCCGCCGCGGCTGTTCCGGGGACGGGACGGCTGGGCCCTGGTGATGGCGCTGCACGTCCGCGAGAGCATGCCCCCGGACATCGTCGAGGCCCTCGCCCGCTTCTCCGGCGGACGCTGGCAGGGCTGACTCAGAGGCAGGCGGGCAGAACAGGCGGGCGCGCACGCCGAGGGGCGGCTGCCTGCCCGGCAGCCGCCCCTCGCCCAACGCCCTGTGCCGCTTCGGGCCTACTTCTCGTCGAGCAGGGCCTGCACCTTGCCCCGCACCTCGTCGTCCGCGAGTCCGCGGATCGTCAGGGTCGTACGGCGGCGCAGCACGTCGTCCGCCGTCTCGGCCCACTCGTTGTCACGGGCGTACACGACCTGCGCCCAGATCTCGGGAGCGTCCTCGTGCACGCGCTCGGCCAGCTCCGGGTTGTCGCTCGCGAGGCGGGCGATGTCGAAGGCGAGCGAGCCGTAGTGCGTCGCCAGGTGCCTGGCGGTGTCGGCTCCCATGCGCGGGCCGGGCGCCGAGCCGTCGACCATGAGCCGGTGCGCGACCGCGCGCGGGTTGGCGACACCCGGCAGCGGCAGCTTCTTCGGCAGGGCGGAGACCGGCTCGAAGTCCTCGCCGAGCGGACGGCCCGGCAGCGACTCCAGCTGCTTCATGACGGTCCGGCCGATGTGCCGGAAGGTCGTCCACTTGCCGCCCGCGACGGACAGCATGCCGCCCCGGCCCTCGGTGACGACCGTCTCCCGCTTGGCCTTCGACGTGTCGCCGGGGCCGCCCGGAAGCACGCGCAGCCCGGCGAAGGAGTACGTGATCAGGTCACGGGTGAGCTGCTTGTCCCGGATGGAGAACGCGGCCTCGTCCAGGATCTGCGCTATGTCCTTCTCGGTGACCGAGACGTCCGCGGGGTCGCCCTCGTACTCCTCGTCGGTCGTGCCGAGCAGCAGCATGTCCTCCCAGGGGAGGGCGAAGGTGATGCGGTACTTGTCGATCGGGGTGGCCAGCGCGGCCTTCCAGGGGGAGGTGCGCTTGAGAACCAGGTGCGCGCCCTTCGACAGGCGGATGGACGGCGCCGCGTTCTCGTCCTCCATCTTCCGCAGGTGGTCGACCCACGGCCCGGTCGCGTTCAGCACGAGACGGGCGGACACACCGAACTCGTCGCCGGAGAGCCGGTCCCTGAGCTCCGCGCCGGTCACCCGGCCCCGGGTGAAGCGCAGGCCCGTGACCTCGGCGTGGTTCAGCACGGTGGCGCCGGAGTCGACGGCCGCGCGGACCGTCATCAGCGCCATCCGGGAGTCGTTCATCTGGTCGTCGCCGTACACGGCCACGGCCTTCAGATTGTCCGTACGCAGCTCGGGCACGTCCTGCGCGGCCTTCGCGGGCGACAGCAGATGGCCGACGCCGTCACCGAAGGCCGACAGGGCCGAGTACGCGAACACACCCGCGCCCAGCTTCGCTGCGCCGTGCGGCCCGCCCTTGTACACGGGGAGGTAGAACGTGAGCGGATTCGCCAGGTGGGGGGCCACCTGACGGGAGACCGCACGGCGCTCGAAGTGGTTCTCCGCCACCAGCTTCACCGCGCCGGTCTGCAGGTAGCGCAGACCGCCGTGGAGAAGCTTGGAGGAGGCGGAGGAGGTCGCGCCGGCGAAGTCGCCGGCGTCGACCAGGGCCACCCGCAGGCCCGACTGAGCGGCATGCCAGGCGGTGGAGATGCCCAGGATCCCGCCACCGATCACCAGGAGGTCGTAGGTCGCCTTGGACAACTGCTCGCGGGTCTCGGCGCGGCCCACTGCCTTCACGGTGAACGCGGCGGAGCCGCCCGCCGGGTGCGTCCCAAGAGCCGGGACACTCTGCAGGGTGGTCATTGCGAATTACTCCTCGTCCTCGATCCAGCCCATGGTCCGCTCGACGGCCTTGAGCCAGCTCTTGTACTCACGGTCACGGGTTTCCGCGGCCATGTTCGGGGTCCATTCCGCGGCCCGGCGCCAGTTGGCGCGCAGGTCCTCGGTGTTGGTCCAGAAGCCGACGGCGAGACCGGCGGCGTAGGCGGCGCCGAGGCAGGTGGTCTCGGCGACCATCGGGCGCACCACGGGGGCGTCCAGGACGTCGGCCAGGGTCTGCATCAGCAGGTTGTTGGAGGTCATGCCGCCGTCGACCTTGAGGGCCGTGAGCTCGACGCCGGAGTCCTTCGTCATGGCGTCGCTGATCTCACGGGTCTGCCAGGCCGTGGCCTCCAGGACGGCGCGCGCGATGTGCGCCTTGGTGACGTACCGGGTCAGGCCGGTGATCACACCGCGGGCGTCGGGACGCCAGTACGGGGCGAACAGACCGGAGA of the Streptomyces aurantiacus genome contains:
- a CDS encoding NACHT domain-containing protein, translating into MDTLRGGRDGRDGQGGRDEWKPPSEVRNIVRDSTVEYLVQAGHIHGDLVVNLPPPREPVDTAAEELARAVRAQWSAEVAAWELGDIEGPLAVRWLARWGIPAAGGTGERPVRSDRLGDVADTLLALGTRRLLVLGGPGSGKSTLLAMTVVLLAGRHLGDVTRRVPGDRGVPVPLLLSMESWHAETVSFRDWLVGRLAEDHPGLPRVAGAHPARRLVRDGRVLPVLDGLDELPAHRRAAVVRELNAAPRELGFVLASRTPEYRALAVRVAGASDIEALPVGPRDAAVHLLRTADEERHEQWGPVLDELADHPEGPLGRALSTPLMIWLARRAHRPVHTDPARLADHTWLPTQEAVERHLMDAVIPAAFEPGAHDTERLHAPGHWNPGRARGWLTFLARELERRRTGEFAWWRLNRARAARLLSLPTLVVLCIVLAESMMTAVTWVEDTYSDSYQLNIERFDRNYLFGAAVMATGVQLATLQWFGDRFWEPRRRANPFRTGAALRSASRAASVRRALASLAILAVPSTLLLLVARGTYHADAFTAQAVFGFIVPTIVMLVIAAPADTVDAVTPDELLAGERRAALLTLGVVAPLIGLGCGLHSLLTDHGPVDFWVAFTKGMTGAVIVLVALSPWCLWAVSKAWLAVLGRVPWSLMEFLRDAHGGGLLQRYGGTYRFRHLRLQEHLSGRPAAAPLLPAPGQGPLPPTVPRQAAGAAGPQGTPAAAGPDGTSAATGPRQPFTVSGPQQSGPRQSGLRQPPRPRPAEPSPRLADVLDNPPSMRDVPGYAVVSDEHAYVMKGRNRRVPLGHWPLCLLFMALAAVRMAATGDWDNARGWTSVLFWPAVAAFFNAVAFMLPKERRTLRIDQWGIAASTGRRSVTYPWQDVLAVRVRQVYARGRYQRVYGPHVRLAPGAPEPPRLFRGRDGWALVMALHVRESMPPDIVEALARFSGGRWQG
- a CDS encoding glycerol-3-phosphate dehydrogenase/oxidase, whose amino-acid sequence is MTTLQSVPALGTHPAGGSAAFTVKAVGRAETREQLSKATYDLLVIGGGILGISTAWHAAQSGLRVALVDAGDFAGATSSASSKLLHGGLRYLQTGAVKLVAENHFERRAVSRQVAPHLANPLTFYLPVYKGGPHGAAKLGAGVFAYSALSAFGDGVGHLLSPAKAAQDVPELRTDNLKAVAVYGDDQMNDSRMALMTVRAAVDSGATVLNHAEVTGLRFTRGRVTGAELRDRLSGDEFGVSARLVLNATGPWVDHLRKMEDENAAPSIRLSKGAHLVLKRTSPWKAALATPIDKYRITFALPWEDMLLLGTTDEEYEGDPADVSVTEKDIAQILDEAAFSIRDKQLTRDLITYSFAGLRVLPGGPGDTSKAKRETVVTEGRGGMLSVAGGKWTTFRHIGRTVMKQLESLPGRPLGEDFEPVSALPKKLPLPGVANPRAVAHRLMVDGSAPGPRMGADTARHLATHYGSLAFDIARLASDNPELAERVHEDAPEIWAQVVYARDNEWAETADDVLRRRTTLTIRGLADDEVRGKVQALLDEK